A single region of the Solwaraspora sp. WMMD406 genome encodes:
- a CDS encoding PH domain-containing protein, with protein sequence MANVTYDRREQLQQIQSGLLDGEQVIAVYDAIGTGTGFIGLTDRRVIIQDKSFVGKKFAITSIPYSKVTSVSVVSNKSWGGSFFSTGAIAIHVGTHTYEVEFRGDQKAHHVHNVILHYIS encoded by the coding sequence ATGGCGAACGTGACGTACGACCGGCGCGAGCAGCTTCAGCAGATCCAGAGCGGCCTGCTCGACGGGGAACAGGTGATCGCGGTCTACGACGCGATCGGCACCGGCACCGGCTTCATCGGCCTGACCGACCGACGCGTGATCATCCAGGACAAGTCCTTCGTCGGCAAGAAGTTCGCCATCACCAGCATCCCGTACTCCAAGGTGACCAGCGTGAGCGTGGTCAGCAACAAGTCGTGGGGCGGCTCGTTCTTCTCCACCGGGGCGATCGCCATCCACGTCGGCACCCACACCTACGAGGTCGAGTTCCGGGGCGACCAGAAGGCCCACCACGTCCACAACGTGATCCTGCACTACATCTCGTAA
- a CDS encoding GntR family transcriptional regulator, giving the protein MIDPWSPRSFAEQVADALKARIDSGEWPPGHKLPGEVTLAQTYGVARGTVRAALDVLREGGRVVTFTGRGTFVTPDKQS; this is encoded by the coding sequence ATGATCGACCCTTGGTCGCCGCGTTCGTTCGCCGAGCAGGTGGCCGACGCCCTGAAGGCGAGGATCGACAGCGGCGAGTGGCCGCCCGGGCACAAGCTGCCCGGCGAGGTGACGCTGGCGCAGACGTACGGCGTGGCGCGCGGCACCGTGCGCGCCGCGCTGGACGTGCTCCGCGAGGGAGGCCGGGTGGTCACCTTCACCGGGCGCGGCACATTCGTCACCCCGGACAAGCAATCCTGA